From Nitrobacter sp. NHB1, a single genomic window includes:
- the lpxC gene encoding UDP-3-O-acyl-N-acetylglucosamine deacetylase has protein sequence MKFNRQTTLRSQATVTGVGVHSGSPVSLTLGPASIDAGFVFVRTGTDGIDRRVQAVAKSVTSTEFATVLGDQQGPLVSTAEHVLAALRGIGVDNATIEIDGPEVPIMDGSSAAFVAAIDQAGIVEQSAPRRFIQVLKPVRVTRGEASGEIRPHARGFRVEVEIDFANPVIGHQDYALDLNPESFRREISRARTFGCLNDVAKLWSAGFARGASFENSMVFDDERLLNAGGLRYADECARHKVLDVIGDLALAGLPLIGGYRSARGGHKLNHAVLSALMADRTAWRVVEGQPASRPRSQGEAVGGMVGGMVAAYGPNVS, from the coding sequence ATGAAATTCAACCGCCAGACGACGCTTCGTTCGCAAGCCACCGTGACGGGTGTCGGCGTTCATTCCGGATCACCCGTCAGTCTGACCCTTGGCCCTGCCTCGATCGATGCGGGTTTTGTCTTTGTCCGGACCGGCACCGATGGAATTGATCGACGGGTGCAGGCCGTCGCAAAATCCGTCACGTCGACCGAATTCGCCACGGTGCTGGGCGACCAGCAGGGCCCGCTTGTCTCCACCGCCGAGCACGTTCTTGCCGCGTTGCGCGGCATCGGCGTCGACAACGCCACCATCGAAATCGACGGGCCTGAAGTGCCGATCATGGACGGCAGTTCGGCCGCGTTCGTCGCCGCGATCGACCAGGCCGGTATTGTCGAGCAGTCCGCGCCGCGCCGCTTCATTCAGGTGTTGAAGCCGGTGCGGGTGACGAGGGGCGAGGCGTCCGGCGAGATTCGCCCGCATGCACGCGGTTTCCGTGTCGAGGTCGAGATCGATTTCGCCAATCCGGTGATCGGTCACCAGGATTATGCCCTCGACCTCAATCCCGAAAGTTTTCGCCGCGAAATCAGCCGCGCCCGTACCTTTGGCTGCTTGAACGATGTCGCGAAGCTCTGGAGTGCCGGCTTCGCGCGGGGCGCGTCCTTTGAAAACTCCATGGTGTTCGATGACGAGCGCCTATTGAATGCCGGTGGCCTGCGCTACGCCGACGAGTGCGCGCGACACAAGGTTCTCGATGTGATCGGCGATCTTGCGCTCGCAGGGTTGCCGCTGATCGGCGGCTATCGCTCGGCGCGCGGCGGGCACAAGCTCAACCATGCCGTGCTCTCGGCCTTGATGGCCGATCGGACCGCCTGGCGGGTGGTCGAGGGCCAGCCGGCCTCGCGTCCGCGCAGTCAGGGCGAAGCGGTCGGCGGAATGGTGGGCGGCATGGTTGCGGCCTACGGTCCCAACGTGTCCTGA
- a CDS encoding ABC transporter ATP-binding protein: protein MTEPPKKISDDPYGAAILIRRLITEQGMAYWRRYLAAFTLMAVSAATTAGSAYLLGEVINQAYVNKDVRGIAILSLLTVVIFSLKGAATYGHSVILSQISNAILANNQRRLFAKLMSESIGFFSARHSSEFLARLTAGASSVTQVLSLLINAVGRDLLSLIGLIIVMVMQDPYMALFGLLVAPPAMLVLRKLVKRVKGLAHNQFSGTTDIMETMQESLQGIRTVKAFTLERTMGERIDASIAAVEQTNNKMARVSNRASPLMETLGGFAIAGGLMYGGYRVVAMGATPGQFFSFLTAFLLAYEPAKRLARLNIELNSNLIGARKLLEIVDTPASEPDDSDKPALKLTTACVELRDVTFAYRPDEPVLNRMSFVAEPGKMTALVGPSGGGKSTVLALLLRLYEVTRGDILIDGQVISGVSRTSLRQQTAYVGQDVYLFRATIRENIAFGRPGVGEDEIVAAAKAACAHDFIMNFPLGYDTPVGEHGAQLSGGQRQRVAVARALIKDAPIILLDEATAALDSESEKQVQEAIEHLCRNRTTIVIAHRLHTIMHADAILVVEGGEIVERGRHDDLLRRDGRYASFFRLQHRDAPALAPLSASA from the coding sequence ATGACCGAACCTCCGAAAAAAATTTCCGACGATCCCTATGGCGCGGCCATCCTGATCCGCCGCCTGATCACGGAACAGGGCATGGCCTATTGGCGGCGCTACCTCGCCGCATTCACGCTGATGGCCGTCTCCGCGGCAACGACGGCGGGTTCCGCCTACTTGCTCGGCGAAGTCATCAATCAGGCTTACGTCAACAAGGATGTGCGCGGAATCGCCATTCTGTCGCTGCTGACCGTCGTCATTTTTTCGCTCAAGGGCGCAGCGACCTACGGCCATTCCGTAATCCTCTCGCAGATCAGCAACGCGATCCTCGCCAACAACCAGCGCCGTCTGTTCGCCAAGCTGATGAGCGAAAGCATCGGTTTCTTCTCGGCGCGGCATTCGTCGGAGTTTCTGGCGCGGCTGACCGCCGGCGCCAGTTCCGTCACGCAGGTGCTCAGCCTGCTGATCAACGCCGTCGGCCGTGACCTGCTCTCGCTGATCGGGCTGATCATCGTGATGGTGATGCAGGATCCCTACATGGCGCTGTTCGGCCTCCTGGTGGCGCCGCCGGCGATGCTGGTGCTGCGCAAGCTGGTGAAGCGCGTCAAGGGGCTCGCCCACAACCAGTTCAGCGGCACCACGGACATCATGGAGACCATGCAGGAATCGCTGCAGGGCATCCGCACCGTGAAGGCGTTCACGCTCGAGCGGACCATGGGCGAACGGATCGACGCCAGCATCGCAGCCGTCGAGCAGACCAACAACAAGATGGCGCGGGTCTCGAACCGCGCCAGTCCGCTGATGGAAACGCTGGGCGGTTTCGCCATCGCCGGCGGGCTGATGTACGGCGGCTATCGCGTCGTCGCCATGGGCGCGACGCCCGGTCAGTTCTTTTCGTTCCTCACCGCCTTTCTGCTGGCCTATGAACCGGCCAAGCGGCTGGCTCGCCTCAACATCGAACTCAACAGCAACCTGATCGGCGCACGCAAGCTTCTGGAGATCGTCGACACCCCCGCCAGCGAGCCCGACGACAGCGACAAACCGGCGCTGAAATTGACGACCGCTTGCGTCGAACTGCGAGACGTCACCTTCGCCTATCGTCCGGACGAGCCCGTCCTCAACCGCATGAGCTTCGTCGCCGAGCCGGGCAAGATGACCGCGCTGGTCGGCCCCTCGGGTGGGGGCAAATCCACCGTGCTGGCGCTGCTGCTGCGCCTGTATGAGGTCACCAGGGGCGACATCCTGATCGACGGACAGGTCATCTCCGGCGTGTCGCGGACATCGCTGCGCCAGCAGACCGCCTATGTCGGACAGGACGTTTACCTGTTCCGCGCCACCATCCGCGAGAACATCGCGTTCGGCCGTCCCGGCGTCGGCGAGGACGAAATCGTCGCCGCAGCGAAAGCCGCCTGCGCTCACGACTTCATCATGAACTTTCCGCTCGGCTATGACACGCCCGTGGGCGAACACGGCGCGCAACTTTCCGGCGGGCAGCGCCAGCGGGTCGCGGTGGCGCGCGCGCTGATCAAGGACGCTCCGATCATCCTGCTGGACGAGGCCACCGCCGCGCTCGATTCCGAATCCGAAAAGCAGGTACAAGAAGCGATCGAGCATCTCTGCCGCAATCGCACCACGATCGTGATCGCGCACCGCCTGCACACCATCATGCACGCCGACGCGATCCTGGTGGTCGAAGGAGGCGAGATCGTCGAGCGTGGCCGCCACGATGACCTGCTGCGGCGCGACGGACGCTATGCGTCGTTCTTTCGCCTGCAGCATCGCGACGCACCGGCTCTGGCTCCTCTCAGCGCATCGGCGTAA
- the recN gene encoding DNA repair protein RecN, whose translation MLARLSIRDIVLIERLDIEFASGLAVLTGETGAGKSILLDAFALALGGRGDAGLVRHGAEQGQVTATFDIPKNHPVGAILAANAIDGSISEDSGEMILRRVQLADGRTRAFINDQAISVQTLKAVGAALVEIHGQHDERALVDASTHRRLLDAFAGLEADVAALEVLWEGRRATRAALDDHRAGMERAAREADYLRHASDELRQLAPQDGEETALAERRTTMMAGEKIAADLREAQDAVSGNRSPVSALAAAVRRLERRAASSPQLVEPAVRAIDAAINALEEADQHLAAARAAADFDPAELERIEERLFALRAASRKYATPVDGLAALAAKFANDVALIDAGADRLTVLEKEAVDADRRFAAAAAKLSATRIKAAGKLDKAVNAELAPLKLERATFSTQIESDSASPGPQGFDRVEFWVQTNPGTRPGPLMKVASGGELSRFLLALKVVLSDKGSAPTLVFDEIDTGVGGAVADAIGARLARLACKVQVMAVTHAPQVAVRADQHLLISKDALDRGKRVATRVATLANDHRREEIARMLAGAEITAEARAAAERLLKAVG comes from the coding sequence ATGCTTGCGCGCCTTTCGATCCGCGACATCGTCCTGATCGAGCGGCTCGATATCGAGTTCGCCTCCGGCCTTGCGGTGCTGACCGGCGAGACCGGCGCGGGAAAATCCATTCTGCTTGATGCTTTCGCGCTGGCGCTCGGCGGTCGCGGCGACGCCGGGCTGGTCCGCCACGGCGCGGAGCAGGGGCAGGTCACCGCCACCTTCGATATTCCGAAGAACCATCCGGTCGGCGCGATCCTCGCCGCCAACGCCATCGACGGCTCTATTTCTGAAGATTCGGGCGAGATGATTCTGCGCCGGGTGCAGCTCGCCGACGGCCGCACCCGCGCCTTCATCAACGATCAGGCGATCAGCGTGCAGACCTTGAAGGCGGTCGGCGCGGCGCTGGTGGAAATTCACGGCCAGCACGACGAGCGGGCGCTGGTCGATGCCTCGACCCACCGGCGGCTGCTCGATGCCTTTGCCGGATTGGAGGCCGATGTCGCCGCGCTAGAGGTGCTGTGGGAGGGCCGACGCGCCACCCGTGCGGCGCTCGACGATCACCGCGCCGGTATGGAGCGTGCCGCGCGCGAGGCCGACTATCTGCGTCATGCGTCCGACGAGTTAAGACAACTCGCGCCGCAGGACGGCGAGGAAACGGCTTTGGCCGAACGTCGCACCACGATGATGGCCGGAGAAAAGATCGCGGCCGACCTGCGCGAAGCGCAAGACGCCGTCAGCGGCAACCGTTCGCCGGTGAGTGCGTTGGCGGCGGCGGTGCGGCGGCTGGAACGGCGGGCCGCGAGTTCGCCGCAACTGGTCGAGCCGGCGGTCAGGGCCATCGATGCCGCCATCAACGCGCTGGAGGAGGCCGACCAGCATCTCGCGGCGGCGCGCGCAGCGGCCGATTTCGACCCGGCCGAGCTGGAGCGTATCGAGGAACGGCTGTTCGCGCTGCGCGCGGCGTCACGCAAATATGCTACGCCGGTGGACGGCCTTGCTGCGCTCGCCGCCAAGTTTGCGAACGACGTTGCGCTGATCGACGCCGGCGCGGATCGACTGACCGTGCTGGAAAAGGAGGCGGTCGACGCCGACAGGCGCTTCGCGGCGGCGGCCGCGAAACTTTCTGCAACTCGCATCAAGGCTGCGGGAAAACTCGACAAGGCGGTCAATGCGGAGCTTGCGCCGCTGAAGCTCGAGCGCGCGACATTTTCCACGCAAATCGAATCGGATTCGGCGTCGCCGGGGCCGCAAGGCTTCGATCGTGTCGAGTTCTGGGTGCAGACTAATCCGGGCACCCGGCCGGGGCCGCTGATGAAGGTTGCCTCCGGCGGCGAACTGTCGCGCTTCCTGCTGGCGCTGAAGGTGGTGCTTTCGGACAAGGGCTCGGCGCCGACGCTGGTGTTCGACGAGATCGACACCGGAGTCGGAGGTGCGGTGGCCGACGCCATCGGCGCGCGGCTGGCGCGGTTGGCCTGCAAGGTGCAGGTGATGGCGGTGACCCACGCACCGCAGGTCGCGGTGCGCGCCGACCAGCATCTGTTGATTTCAAAGGATGCGCTGGACCGCGGCAAACGCGTCGCCACCCGTGTCGCGACGCTGGCGAACGATCACCGCCGCGAGGAAATCGCGCGGATGCTGGCGGGGGCCGAGATCACTGCCGAAGCCCGCGCCGCTGCGGAACGGTTGTTGAAAGCAGTGGGGTAA
- the ftsZ gene encoding cell division protein FtsZ, translated as MTINLNVPDIHELKPRITVFGVGGAGGNAVNNMITAGLVGVDFVVANTDAQALAMSKAQRIVQMGTQVTQGLGAGSQPDVGAAAAQEVIDEIRDHLSGANMVFVTAGMGGGTGTGAAPVIAKAAREMGILTVGVVTKPFHFEGQRRMRTADSGIGELHKVVDTLLIIPNQNLFRVANEKTTFADAFAMADQVLYSGVACITDLMVKEGLINLDFADVRAVMREMGKAMMGTGEASGEKRALTAAEAAIANPLIDDSSMKGARGLLISITGGKDLTLFEVDEAATRIREEVDQDANIIVGATFDESLDGIIRVSVVATGIDQSTIARTAAATPATKLASAPSLALDTRVADLTAKLREDNKRLAAGAAQKAAEPPRPAAHPAQAPQHQPAASSANVERAALEAIAAAVAEPVRPAAPAAMQPASYGDVTVRPIAQKPTLFPDHDPAPREKQEPPPPENFIPQPAERAPVRAPRMPRIEELPMPAQNEIRQARGEVDGDHPQKNRLSLLQRLANVSLGRRDQDTEPPIAARASGPAMAPMPPLPERRPQRSVAEQMAASADNEPVSEYARRPAPQGLDSHGRPAPVAPAPQGDDHLDIPAFLRRQAN; from the coding sequence ATGACCATCAATCTCAACGTTCCCGACATTCACGAGCTGAAGCCGCGGATCACCGTATTCGGCGTTGGCGGCGCTGGCGGCAACGCGGTCAACAACATGATCACCGCCGGGCTGGTCGGGGTCGACTTCGTCGTTGCCAACACCGATGCGCAGGCGCTGGCCATGTCGAAGGCGCAGCGCATCGTCCAGATGGGCACGCAGGTCACCCAGGGTCTGGGCGCGGGTTCGCAGCCGGATGTCGGCGCGGCCGCGGCGCAGGAAGTCATCGACGAGATTCGCGATCACCTCTCGGGCGCAAATATGGTGTTCGTCACCGCGGGAATGGGCGGCGGCACCGGCACCGGTGCTGCACCCGTGATCGCCAAGGCCGCGCGCGAGATGGGGATACTGACCGTCGGCGTCGTCACCAAGCCGTTCCACTTCGAGGGCCAGCGCCGCATGCGCACCGCCGATTCGGGAATCGGTGAGTTGCACAAGGTGGTCGATACGCTGCTGATCATCCCCAATCAGAACCTGTTCCGGGTCGCCAACGAAAAGACCACCTTCGCCGACGCCTTCGCGATGGCCGACCAGGTGCTCTATTCGGGCGTCGCCTGCATCACCGACCTGATGGTCAAGGAGGGCCTGATCAACCTCGACTTCGCCGACGTCCGCGCCGTGATGCGCGAGATGGGCAAGGCGATGATGGGCACCGGCGAGGCCTCCGGCGAGAAGCGCGCGCTCACCGCCGCCGAAGCCGCGATCGCCAACCCGCTGATCGACGACAGCTCGATGAAGGGCGCGCGGGGCCTTCTGATCTCGATCACCGGCGGCAAGGACCTGACGCTGTTCGAGGTCGACGAGGCCGCCACCCGCATCCGCGAGGAGGTCGATCAGGACGCCAATATCATCGTCGGCGCCACCTTCGACGAAAGTCTTGACGGTATCATCCGCGTGTCGGTGGTCGCCACCGGCATCGACCAGAGCACGATTGCGCGCACTGCCGCCGCCACGCCGGCCACGAAACTGGCATCTGCTCCGTCGCTCGCGTTGGACACGCGTGTGGCCGATCTGACCGCGAAGCTGCGCGAGGACAACAAGCGTCTCGCCGCCGGTGCCGCGCAGAAAGCCGCCGAGCCGCCGCGTCCCGCCGCCCATCCCGCCCAGGCGCCGCAGCATCAGCCCGCCGCGTCCAGCGCCAATGTCGAGCGCGCGGCGCTTGAGGCGATTGCCGCGGCCGTCGCCGAGCCGGTGCGGCCGGCCGCTCCGGCTGCCATGCAGCCTGCATCTTACGGCGACGTCACCGTGCGGCCGATCGCGCAGAAGCCGACGCTGTTCCCGGATCACGATCCCGCCCCGCGCGAGAAGCAGGAGCCGCCGCCGCCGGAGAACTTCATCCCGCAGCCGGCCGAACGTGCCCCGGTCCGCGCTCCGCGGATGCCGAGGATCGAGGAACTGCCGATGCCCGCGCAAAACGAAATCCGTCAGGCGAGGGGTGAGGTCGACGGGGATCATCCGCAGAAGAACCGGCTTTCATTGTTGCAGCGCCTCGCCAATGTCAGTCTCGGCCGCCGCGACCAGGACACCGAGCCTCCGATCGCGGCTCGCGCCTCCGGGCCGGCCATGGCTCCGATGCCTCCATTGCCGGAGCGTCGGCCGCAGCGCAGCGTCGCCGAGCAGATGGCTGCGAGCGCAGACAATGAGCCGGTATCGGAGTATGCCCGGCGTCCGGCGCCGCAAGGACTGGACTCCCACGGCCGTCCGGCTCCCGTTGCACCGGCGCCACAGGGGGACGACCACCTGGATATCCCCGCTTTTCTGCGCCGCCAGGCCAACTGA
- the ligA gene encoding NAD-dependent DNA ligase LigA has product MAAKPKTPPPIDSLTRAQAKIEHKRLALEIEAHNERYYQKDAPTISDAAYDALQQRLEAIEARFPELVTANSPTQTVGAAPARGFAKVQHAVPMLSLGNAFSDGEVAEFVERIQRFLKLGADDIPAIVAEPKIDGLSLSLRYENGELVRAATRGDGFTGEDVTANVRTIKDVPSTLKGRSIPAACELRGEVYMLKTDFLALNKKQEEAGDTVFANPRNSAAGSLRQKDVAITASRPLKFFAYAWGEMTDRPAGTQYDMLGWLKDVGFKVNPLIELCNNVEEVLTFYRRIGEQRAALGYDIDGVVYKVDRLDWQERLGFVSRSPRWAIAHKFAAEQATTVLNGIDIQVGRTGAMTPVARLEPVTVGGVVVQNATLHNEDYIKGIGNDGQPIRDGVDLRIGDTVVVQRAGDVIPQVVSVVMDKPRGEHEYKFPDTCPICGSHAVREEGEAVRRCTGALICPAQAVERLKHFVSRLAFDIDGLGEKQIQEFHERGWIKEPADIFTLRERNTKIKLEELDGYGEVSVRNLFAAIDARRKIELNRLIFALGIRHVGEGNAKLLARYYGGFDKFRAAMSEAAAAQTDGGNASEAYADLNNIGGVGDIVADAVVEFFAETRNIKALNDLLEEIEVLPVAQARKDSAVAGKTVVFTGSLERMTRDEAKASAERMGAKVSGSVSKKTDLVVAGPGAGSKLKDAEKLGVQVISEDEWLKLIER; this is encoded by the coding sequence ATGGCGGCAAAGCCCAAAACGCCTCCGCCCATCGATTCCCTCACGAGGGCGCAGGCGAAGATCGAGCATAAGCGACTCGCGCTCGAGATCGAGGCACATAACGAGCGCTACTATCAGAAGGACGCACCGACGATTTCCGACGCCGCCTACGATGCGTTGCAGCAGCGACTTGAAGCAATCGAGGCGCGTTTCCCTGAATTGGTCACGGCCAACTCGCCGACGCAGACGGTCGGTGCCGCACCGGCGCGTGGCTTTGCAAAAGTGCAGCACGCCGTGCCGATGCTGTCGCTCGGCAACGCTTTCAGCGACGGGGAAGTCGCTGAATTCGTCGAACGCATCCAGCGTTTTCTGAAACTCGGCGCGGACGACATTCCCGCCATCGTCGCCGAGCCTAAGATCGACGGGCTGTCGCTGTCGCTACGCTACGAGAACGGCGAACTGGTGCGCGCCGCGACGCGCGGCGACGGCTTTACCGGCGAGGACGTCACCGCCAATGTGCGCACCATCAAGGACGTGCCGAGTACGCTGAAGGGTCGCTCCATTCCCGCCGCCTGCGAGCTGCGCGGCGAAGTTTATATGCTCAAGACGGACTTTCTCGCGCTCAACAAGAAGCAGGAAGAAGCTGGCGACACCGTATTCGCCAACCCGCGCAACTCGGCCGCCGGATCGCTGCGCCAGAAGGATGTGGCGATCACCGCGTCGCGTCCGCTGAAATTCTTCGCCTACGCCTGGGGCGAGATGACGGATCGACCCGCCGGCACCCAATACGACATGCTGGGGTGGCTCAAGGATGTCGGCTTCAAAGTCAATCCGCTGATCGAATTATGCAACAACGTCGAGGAGGTGTTGACATTCTACCGCAGGATCGGCGAGCAGCGCGCCGCGCTCGGCTACGACATCGACGGCGTCGTCTACAAGGTCGACCGGCTCGACTGGCAGGAGCGTCTCGGCTTCGTGTCGCGCTCTCCGCGCTGGGCCATCGCGCACAAGTTCGCCGCCGAGCAGGCGACCACAGTGCTGAACGGCATCGACATCCAGGTCGGCCGCACCGGCGCGATGACGCCGGTGGCGCGGCTCGAGCCCGTCACCGTCGGCGGCGTTGTCGTGCAAAATGCCACGCTGCACAACGAGGACTACATCAAAGGCATCGGCAACGACGGGCAACCGATCCGCGACGGCGTCGATCTCCGCATCGGCGATACCGTGGTGGTGCAGCGCGCCGGCGACGTGATCCCGCAGGTGGTCAGCGTTGTGATGGATAAGCCGCGTGGCGAGCACGAGTACAAATTCCCTGACACATGCCCGATCTGCGGCAGCCACGCCGTGCGCGAGGAGGGCGAGGCGGTGCGTCGCTGCACCGGCGCGCTGATCTGCCCGGCACAGGCGGTGGAGCGGCTCAAGCATTTCGTCTCGCGCCTCGCCTTCGACATCGACGGCCTCGGCGAAAAGCAGATCCAGGAATTTCACGAGCGGGGCTGGATCAAGGAGCCGGCCGATATCTTCACGCTTAGGGAACGCAACACGAAGATCAAGCTCGAGGAGCTGGATGGCTATGGCGAAGTCTCGGTGCGCAACCTGTTCGCCGCGATCGATGCTCGCCGGAAAATCGAACTGAACCGGCTGATCTTCGCGCTCGGCATTCGCCATGTTGGTGAGGGCAACGCCAAGCTGCTGGCGCGGTATTACGGCGGTTTCGATAAATTCCGTGCGGCGATGAGCGAGGCCGCGGCGGCGCAGACCGACGGGGGCAACGCCTCCGAGGCCTATGCCGATCTCAACAACATCGGCGGCGTCGGCGACATCGTGGCCGATGCCGTGGTGGAATTCTTCGCGGAGACGCGCAACATCAAGGCGCTGAACGACCTGCTTGAGGAAATCGAGGTGCTGCCGGTCGCGCAGGCGCGCAAGGATTCCGCTGTGGCCGGCAAGACCGTGGTGTTCACGGGCTCGCTGGAGCGCATGACTCGCGACGAGGCCAAGGCCTCGGCCGAGCGTATGGGCGCGAAGGTCTCGGGCTCGGTGTCGAAGAAGACCGATCTCGTCGTCGCCGGCCCTGGCGCGGGATCGAAGCTCAAAGACGCCGAGAAGTTAGGGGTGCAGGTGATTTCCGAGGACGAGTGGCTGAAGCTGATCGAGCGGTAG
- a CDS encoding outer membrane protein assembly factor BamD → MALGRVALTDRTVLLDRFGRKLRLVVSLAVLGATLSGCGTGALWDKFMAKDEQTFSDQPADKLYNEGLFLMNNQHDLKAATKKFDEVDREHPYSDWARKSLLMSAYASYQAGDYDTCIGSASRYVTLHPGSPDAAYAQYLIAASNYDQIPDISRDQARTEKAMASLEEVIRKYPTSEYAGEAKKKLQGARDQLAGKEMAIGRYYMERRDYTGAINRFKTVVTRYQTTRHVEEALARLTEAYMAIGIVGEAQTAAAVLGHNFPNSRWYKDAYNLVKSGGSEPSENRGSWISKAFRKMGLG, encoded by the coding sequence ATGGCGCTCGGACGGGTCGCGTTGACGGATCGCACGGTTCTCCTCGATCGGTTCGGCCGGAAACTGCGGCTTGTCGTCTCCCTCGCGGTTCTGGGGGCGACCCTGAGCGGCTGCGGCACGGGTGCGCTGTGGGACAAGTTCATGGCGAAGGACGAACAGACCTTCAGCGATCAGCCGGCGGACAAGCTCTACAACGAGGGCTTGTTCCTGATGAACAACCAGCATGACCTCAAGGCGGCGACGAAGAAGTTCGACGAGGTCGACCGCGAGCACCCGTATTCGGATTGGGCGCGGAAGTCGTTGCTGATGTCGGCCTACGCCTCTTATCAGGCCGGCGACTACGATACCTGCATCGGCTCCGCGTCGCGCTACGTGACGCTGCATCCCGGCAGCCCCGACGCCGCCTATGCGCAATACCTGATCGCCGCCTCGAACTATGACCAGATTCCGGATATCTCGCGCGACCAGGCCCGCACCGAGAAGGCGATGGCTTCGCTCGAGGAGGTAATCCGCAAATATCCGACGTCCGAATATGCCGGCGAAGCCAAGAAGAAGCTCCAGGGCGCGCGCGACCAGCTCGCCGGCAAGGAAATGGCGATCGGCCGCTACTACATGGAGCGGCGCGACTACACCGGCGCCATCAACCGCTTCAAGACCGTCGTGACCCGTTACCAGACCACGCGGCACGTCGAGGAGGCGCTGGCGCGGCTGACCGAGGCCTATATGGCGATCGGAATCGTCGGTGAGGCGCAGACCGCCGCGGCCGTGCTCGGCCACAACTTTCCGAACAGCCGCTGGTACAAGGACGCGTACAATCTCGTGAAGTCGGGCGGGAGCGAGCCGAGCGAGAATCGGGGCTCGTGGATCAGCAAGGCGTTCAGGAAGATGGGGCTCGGCTAG
- a CDS encoding fumarylacetoacetate hydrolase family protein yields MSTASFVIPQPPQPTIAVVGESKFFPVRRIWCVGRNYLEHIREMGNDERAPPFFFAKHADMIEPDGAVIPYPPLTSDLHHEVELIVAMKSGGLRIPADKALDHVYGYAVGIDLTRRDLQNAARKKEQPWEIAKSFDHSAPSSPIQPAAEIGHPSKGRIWLTVNGKETQSGDIAQMIWNVPEIIWQLSQQVELQAGDIIMTGTPAGVSRLQPGDRIECGCDGVGTLKVTIDQPA; encoded by the coding sequence ATGAGCACAGCGTCTTTTGTTATTCCACAGCCGCCCCAACCCACCATTGCGGTCGTGGGCGAGAGCAAATTCTTTCCGGTCCGCCGCATCTGGTGCGTCGGCCGCAACTATCTCGAGCATATCCGCGAGATGGGCAACGACGAGCGCGCGCCGCCGTTCTTCTTCGCAAAGCACGCCGACATGATTGAGCCCGATGGCGCGGTCATCCCCTATCCGCCGCTGACCAGCGACCTGCATCACGAGGTCGAACTGATCGTCGCTATGAAGAGCGGAGGCCTGCGCATCCCCGCCGACAAGGCGCTCGACCACGTCTACGGCTACGCCGTCGGCATCGACCTCACCCGGCGCGACCTGCAGAACGCGGCGCGGAAGAAGGAGCAGCCCTGGGAGATCGCAAAATCGTTCGATCACTCCGCGCCGTCGAGCCCGATCCAGCCAGCCGCGGAGATCGGCCATCCCTCGAAAGGCCGCATCTGGCTCACGGTCAACGGCAAGGAGACTCAGAGCGGCGACATCGCGCAGATGATCTGGAACGTGCCAGAGATCATCTGGCAACTCTCGCAACAGGTCGAACTTCAGGCCGGCGACATCATCATGACCGGCACGCCCGCCGGCGTCTCCCGGCTTCAGCCCGGCGACAGAATCGAATGCGGCTGCGACGGCGTCGGCACGCTGAAGGTGACGATCGATCAGCCGGCCTGA